In Ignavibacteria bacterium, a single window of DNA contains:
- a CDS encoding L,D-transpeptidase, translating into MKKLSLFLISLFFVSASLLSAQSIDTLNIEAESIDAADKSLSDFLTEHFSLITDDIVSKITDKRSIEQVEKPVEAGGGVYFRVNYFVPEKYLRDTMKILWELNIPEYRSHIFLIDGNDTSYVDTWNNVVGTASDKTYTGRFQAYRIRNYPTYKDPAKGKEHLPATPPGPGNPLGLFVVHYDENSLRYFHGTNKNHLLTAEKRHLSHGCVRNDNDNIAKMKEFILKRVVKSKDLTSWIDSKKSMIYNFEEIDKFPVRIIYKTYTIDRDEKGLFVELYNDFYNYSNPGNINTKWNEEDLITLTTKENLTNEFKSKSKGELTDEKISDLVDYVIKKLNKYERYYISDLSY; encoded by the coding sequence ATGAAAAAACTAAGCCTTTTTCTGATTTCTTTATTCTTTGTTTCAGCCTCGTTATTGAGTGCACAATCCATAGACACATTAAACATTGAAGCTGAAAGTATTGATGCTGCGGATAAATCTTTATCAGACTTTCTGACCGAGCATTTTTCTTTGATTACGGATGACATCGTAAGCAAGATAACGGATAAAAGAAGTATTGAACAGGTTGAAAAACCCGTAGAGGCAGGAGGCGGAGTTTATTTCAGAGTTAATTACTTTGTTCCTGAAAAGTATCTTCGCGATACGATGAAGATTCTCTGGGAGCTTAACATTCCCGAATACCGCTCGCATATATTTCTTATTGATGGTAACGATACTTCATACGTTGATACCTGGAATAATGTCGTCGGAACTGCATCTGACAAAACTTATACAGGCAGATTTCAGGCATACAGAATCCGGAACTACCCGACTTACAAAGACCCTGCAAAAGGAAAAGAACATCTCCCTGCAACACCACCGGGACCGGGCAATCCGCTGGGACTTTTCGTCGTTCATTACGATGAGAATTCATTAAGATACTTTCACGGCACAAACAAGAACCACCTTCTTACTGCCGAAAAGAGACATCTTTCACATGGCTGCGTCAGGAATGATAATGATAACATTGCAAAGATGAAAGAATTCATTCTTAAACGTGTCGTAAAATCAAAAGACCTAACTTCATGGATTGACAGTAAGAAAAGCATGATTTATAATTTTGAAGAAATTGATAAATTCCCCGTCAGGATTATATACAAGACATACACAATAGACAGGGATGAGAAAGGGCTCTTCGTTGAGCTGTACAATGATTTCTACAACTACTCCAATCCGGGAAATATAAACACAAAATGGAATGAAGAAGACCTTATCACATTAACAACAAAGGAAAACCTTACAAACGAATTTAAGTCAAAATCCAAAGGCGAGCTTACTGACGAGAAAATTTCAGACCTCGTGGATTATGTGATTAAAAAACTGAATAAGTACGAGCGCTATTACATCTCGGATTTGAGTTATTAA
- a CDS encoding DUF3996 domain-containing protein, whose product MKLISILVFTVLLTASASYAQGKFGLGIMVGEPTGLSMKYKISGDNAIDGALGWSFAKYGSLHIHADYLQNVARLSREVPFYLGVGGRIKTNNTNKGENDSRFGIRVPFGIVYEPSTVPIDVFVEVVPLLDLTPSSDFSMNAAVGIRYYFN is encoded by the coding sequence ATGAAGTTAATATCAATATTGGTGTTTACAGTGCTCTTAACCGCTTCAGCATCATACGCACAGGGGAAATTCGGACTGGGAATCATGGTGGGTGAACCCACCGGGCTTTCGATGAAATATAAAATCTCAGGAGATAATGCGATTGATGGTGCGCTTGGATGGTCGTTCGCAAAATACGGCTCCTTACATATTCATGCAGACTATCTTCAAAATGTTGCACGACTAAGCCGGGAAGTTCCGTTTTACTTAGGTGTCGGGGGCAGAATTAAAACTAACAATACCAACAAAGGTGAGAACGATTCACGTTTTGGAATCAGAGTACCTTTTGGAATTGTTTATGAACCATCAACCGTTCCGATTGATGTTTTTGTGGAAGTTGTTCCTTTGCTCGATTTGACTCCGTCTTCGGATTTCAGCATGAACGCTGCCGTCGGCATCAGATATTATTTCAATTAG